One window from the genome of Fulvivirga lutea encodes:
- a CDS encoding LytR/AlgR family response regulator transcription factor: MNQLANWSCKAYPNDDTLMSRLKRALMFGLFVTLFLAFFKPFGFDSVNGWLLYRICLEFGLITAISIASLSIILPYLFPTFFDSQNWVVWKEVGFTILHFVVIGLANALFLHFRGYKQGDVWEVIIDLQISTLAVGSIPVLFYVYYDQAKYFKKYVAEAKELNKYIDSHKNDQQQSALILFKNEGGDVEYQFPASQLLFIKSDGNYLELFVKTDEKIKKHLLRNRIKNVIEAIPAVFIRCHRSYVVNLDMIRKVDGNARGYELTLEYSDVKVPVSRNMASDVLLAIERSAN; encoded by the coding sequence ATGAATCAACTAGCCAATTGGAGTTGCAAAGCTTACCCGAATGACGATACTCTTATGAGTCGTTTAAAAAGAGCACTAATGTTCGGCTTATTCGTCACTCTCTTTCTAGCCTTTTTTAAGCCTTTTGGCTTCGATAGTGTAAATGGCTGGCTGTTATACAGGATATGTTTGGAGTTTGGTTTAATTACGGCTATTTCTATTGCCAGCTTGAGTATCATACTGCCATATTTATTTCCTACATTTTTCGACTCACAAAACTGGGTGGTTTGGAAGGAGGTAGGATTTACTATTCTCCACTTCGTTGTAATTGGGTTGGCTAACGCTTTATTCCTACATTTTCGGGGCTATAAGCAAGGAGATGTTTGGGAAGTAATAATCGACCTTCAAATTAGCACGTTGGCTGTGGGTAGTATTCCCGTACTTTTTTATGTGTATTACGATCAGGCGAAGTATTTCAAGAAATATGTGGCAGAGGCGAAAGAGCTTAATAAGTATATCGATAGTCATAAAAACGACCAGCAACAATCGGCACTCATACTCTTCAAAAACGAAGGAGGTGATGTCGAATATCAGTTTCCAGCCTCTCAATTGTTGTTTATCAAATCGGATGGTAACTACTTAGAGCTTTTCGTGAAAACGGATGAAAAGATAAAGAAACATTTGCTGCGGAATAGGATTAAGAATGTAATTGAGGCAATACCAGCAGTTTTTATCAGGTGCCACAGGAGCTATGTGGTGAATCTTGATATGATAAGAAAAGTAGATGGTAATGCACGAGGCTATGAGCTAACACTTGAATATTCCGATGTGAAAGTTCCTGTTTCCCGTAACATGGCCAGTGATGTTTTATTGGCTATTGAACGATCTGCGAATTAA
- a CDS encoding ribbon-helix-helix domain-containing protein, whose translation MNISVYLPDSLKNRFDSYVKKKGMTTNGAIRKAVELLLKQESNKKWGNWINKLDSGDSDFPSIEEIRKDLNSPKENLF comes from the coding sequence ATGAATATTTCAGTCTACTTACCTGATTCACTAAAAAATCGCTTTGACTCTTATGTCAAAAAAAAGGGGATGACAACCAATGGAGCAATACGTAAAGCTGTAGAATTACTTTTAAAACAAGAATCTAACAAAAAGTGGGGAAATTGGATAAATAAATTAGATTCGGGTGATTCAGATTTTCCAAGCATAGAGGAGATTAGAAAGGACTTAAACTCACCTAAAGAGAATCTTTTTTAA
- a CDS encoding GIY-YIG nuclease family protein, translated as MNYFVYITTNPNKSAFYTGVTNDLYTRMNEHYLNRGNQKTFAGRYYCYNLIYYERHNNVEDAIAREKEIKGWRRAKKLMLVHTTNPGMKFLNKTL; from the coding sequence ATGAATTACTTTGTTTATATAACCACAAACCCAAATAAATCTGCCTTCTACACTGGAGTGACGAATGATCTTTATACTAGAATGAACGAACATTATCTCAACCGAGGCAACCAGAAGACATTTGCAGGCAGATATTACTGTTACAATCTTATTTATTATGAAAGACATAATAATGTTGAAGATGCTATTGCAAGAGAAAAGGAAATAAAAGGTTGGAGACGAGCAAAGAAATTAATGCTGGTTCATACTACCAATCCAGGAATGAAATTCTTGAATAAGACTCTTTAA
- a CDS encoding PIN domain-containing protein: MVYLLDTCVIIDFIKGDANTISSIKSKSPVEVAISSITEFELRYGMEQSTNTKSKKILNALLSEITILDFSSKEAEIAAQIRNQLRVLGTPIGPYDMLIAATSISNKLVLVTSNEKEFLRIDGLIIENWRQI; the protein is encoded by the coding sequence ATGGTTTATTTATTAGATACGTGCGTCATCATTGATTTTATCAAGGGTGATGCAAACACCATTTCTTCTATAAAATCAAAATCTCCGGTGGAGGTTGCCATATCTTCTATTACGGAATTTGAATTAAGATATGGAATGGAGCAATCTACTAATACTAAATCCAAAAAGATTTTAAATGCCCTTTTGTCTGAAATAACGATTTTGGATTTTAGTTCTAAAGAGGCCGAAATAGCGGCCCAAATCAGAAATCAACTTAGGGTTTTAGGCACACCAATTGGCCCTTACGATATGCTCATTGCCGCAACATCAATTTCTAATAAACTTGTTTTAGTTACATCTAATGAAAAAGAATTCTTAAGGATTGATGGGTTGATTATTGAAAATTGGAGGCAGATATAA
- the rsgA gene encoding ribosome small subunit-dependent GTPase A, which produces MDKLHLYGWSSFSSNNTIVRSYNANEIGRIISVKGHQFHLTTNHGKRVAELMGRLVVAYEKEDQPKVGDWVQFMKVDESNVFITDVLPRTNLLFRKSAGKEQSKQVLATNLDYAIVVQSLDQDFNLNRLERYLVQIIGCGITPAIVLTKCDMITDKQFYLDKIKRLQREVEVFFCSSQTGEGIPELENDLFKPGSTSVLVGSSGVGKSSLVNALLRDNIRSTNMISDSTNKGKHTTTTRDMLLLPNGAMIIDTPGMREFGLGLGDNSDIGEQFPVIEAYAENCRFSDCSHTNEEGCAVLKAFNSGELDAVIYDNYIKLMREQQRFQTKVYERKQEQRQFGKMVRDVQKIKKRLKGK; this is translated from the coding sequence GTGGATAAATTACATCTATACGGCTGGAGTAGTTTCAGCTCAAATAATACAATCGTACGATCCTACAATGCGAACGAAATTGGTAGGATAATTTCTGTAAAAGGTCATCAATTTCATTTAACTACTAATCATGGCAAAAGAGTGGCTGAGCTAATGGGTAGACTTGTTGTAGCCTATGAAAAGGAAGACCAACCCAAAGTAGGTGATTGGGTTCAGTTTATGAAAGTAGATGAGTCTAACGTGTTTATTACCGATGTATTGCCCAGGACTAATCTGTTGTTTCGAAAATCGGCTGGCAAAGAACAATCAAAACAAGTTTTGGCTACCAATCTTGATTATGCGATAGTTGTTCAAAGTCTTGATCAGGATTTTAACTTAAACCGACTGGAGAGATACCTTGTTCAAATTATTGGGTGCGGTATTACTCCTGCAATAGTGCTCACAAAATGCGATATGATTACTGATAAGCAATTCTATTTGGACAAGATCAAACGACTACAACGTGAAGTGGAAGTGTTTTTCTGTAGTTCGCAAACAGGAGAAGGCATTCCAGAGTTGGAAAATGATCTATTTAAACCTGGAAGTACATCAGTATTGGTTGGCTCTTCAGGCGTAGGGAAGAGCTCTCTGGTAAATGCATTGCTGAGAGATAATATCCGTTCAACCAATATGATCAGTGATTCGACTAACAAAGGAAAGCATACTACAACCACGAGAGATATGTTATTGTTGCCTAATGGAGCAATGATTATTGATACTCCGGGAATGCGTGAATTTGGGCTAGGTCTTGGAGACAATTCAGACATTGGTGAACAATTTCCCGTGATTGAAGCCTATGCAGAAAATTGCCGATTTAGTGACTGTTCACATACCAATGAAGAAGGTTGTGCAGTGCTAAAAGCTTTTAATTCTGGAGAGTTAGATGCTGTTATTTACGATAACTACATCAAGCTAATGAGAGAGCAACAACGCTTTCAGACCAAAGTTTATGAACGAAAGCAGGAACAGCGTCAGTTTGGTAAAATGGTGCGCGATGTGCAGAAGATAAAGAAGCGGTTGAAAGGAAAGTAG
- the mnmE gene encoding tRNA uridine-5-carboxymethylaminomethyl(34) synthesis GTPase MnmE yields MNPATQDTIVALSTPPGVGAIGVIRLSGNDAIDITNKVFKGKDLTKQESHTIHFGTVRDGDKIIDEVLVSLFIAPKSFTKENVVEISCHGSPFILKQVIKVLLSNGARLARPGEFTQRAFINGQFDLAQAEAVADLINADSEASHEAALKQMRGGFSDQIKALREELIHFASMVELELDFAEEDVEFADRDDLKKLIHNLHEVINKLISSFDLGNVIKNGVPTVIAGKPNAGKSTLLNALLNEEKAIVSDIAGTTRDFIEDEINLGGINFRFIDTAGLRETTDTIEAMGVQRTQEQMKKASLIIYLVDMANDSVVEMNKEINKLENLGIPFVVVGNKSDKAQEDIKTAISKIKGSVLISANSHENLEALKDRLLEVVNLDNFKSGDVVVTNIRHYDNLLKTRDALQDVLNGLGMNVTGDFLAMDIRQSLHYLGEITGEITTDDLLANIFSKFCIGK; encoded by the coding sequence ATGAATCCAGCTACTCAAGATACAATAGTTGCCCTTTCTACACCTCCCGGTGTAGGTGCCATTGGCGTTATCAGACTATCCGGTAATGATGCAATTGACATTACAAACAAAGTGTTTAAGGGCAAGGATTTAACAAAACAAGAATCTCACACCATTCATTTTGGAACAGTAAGAGATGGTGACAAGATTATTGATGAAGTGCTGGTTTCTCTTTTTATAGCACCGAAATCATTTACCAAAGAAAACGTGGTGGAAATTAGCTGCCATGGCTCGCCCTTTATCTTAAAGCAGGTAATTAAAGTGTTACTGAGCAACGGTGCTCGATTAGCTAGGCCGGGCGAATTTACCCAACGAGCGTTTATTAACGGTCAGTTTGATTTGGCTCAGGCCGAAGCAGTGGCTGATTTAATTAATGCAGACTCTGAAGCATCGCACGAAGCCGCTTTGAAACAAATGCGTGGTGGTTTTTCTGATCAGATTAAAGCCTTGCGCGAAGAATTGATCCATTTCGCATCGATGGTTGAGTTGGAACTGGATTTTGCCGAAGAAGATGTAGAGTTTGCCGACCGTGATGACCTGAAGAAGCTAATCCACAACCTACATGAGGTTATAAACAAGCTTATTTCCAGCTTTGATTTGGGTAATGTGATAAAGAATGGTGTACCTACTGTAATTGCAGGCAAACCGAATGCGGGTAAGTCTACCCTACTCAATGCGTTACTAAATGAAGAAAAGGCCATTGTCTCAGATATAGCAGGTACTACGCGCGATTTTATTGAAGATGAGATCAACCTTGGCGGGATAAACTTCCGCTTTATTGATACGGCCGGATTGCGCGAAACCACCGACACCATTGAGGCTATGGGTGTGCAACGCACGCAGGAGCAAATGAAGAAAGCTTCTTTGATTATCTACCTCGTAGATATGGCCAATGACAGTGTGGTGGAAATGAACAAGGAGATTAATAAACTGGAGAATCTGGGCATACCATTCGTGGTGGTTGGAAATAAGTCTGACAAAGCTCAGGAAGATATTAAAACTGCGATTAGCAAGATCAAAGGCTCGGTATTGATTTCTGCCAACAGCCACGAAAACCTTGAAGCACTAAAAGACAGGCTACTCGAAGTAGTTAATCTTGACAACTTTAAATCTGGTGATGTGGTAGTGACTAACATCCGCCATTACGACAACTTGTTAAAAACCAGAGATGCGCTACAAGATGTATTAAACGGTTTAGGAATGAATGTTACTGGGGACTTTCTGGCTATGGACATCCGCCAATCTTTGCACTATTTAGGCGAAATTACCGGTGAAATCACAACAGATGATTTGTTGGCGAATATTTTTAGTAAGTTTTGTATCGGGAAGTAA
- a CDS encoding GAF domain-containing protein, translating into MSKINSIPYLKEERQRISGLTNSISISLFSLSVLVGLAYSFSDVTDTLHYKIWAVSPFLIFPYFLNKQGYINASRLILSVLLPVVVMYISITSKANVIEDNIINPVNYFDIRIVLINGLIIPFVLFSLKETRRLIVSLVPAYISLLLFDPIHDYFSVGYYQVGMISHDYYFSANLFTIITATFLSLIMMFLKSQILRSDYRQNKENSKIKLYLKELVKLSNSNNVNNGKVDSAKKEILQSAKACLDVSRISIWLFNHDNDSIKCEYLLENNTITSPETVLYAADYPSYFVELKYQQLIIAHDARTNKATSEFTDTYLKPLAIYSLMDAPFLSKGKLGGVICCEHQHDYKQWGAAESLLLKALGDFLSYTIIVEDRIKQNQLLTEKNFEITRVNENLESIVSKRTEELKEKNKQLTEYAYINSHILRAPVARISGLYHLFKLQTEQTIEDPAILDYMEESIAELENITNEINRAIEENGTIDRNQLMP; encoded by the coding sequence GTGAGTAAAATCAACTCAATACCTTATTTAAAAGAAGAACGCCAACGTATTTCCGGGCTTACAAATTCTATATCTATAAGCCTGTTTAGTCTAAGCGTATTAGTGGGTTTAGCCTATAGTTTTAGTGATGTAACTGACACTTTACATTATAAAATTTGGGCAGTTTCCCCATTTCTAATTTTTCCTTATTTCCTTAATAAACAAGGGTACATTAATGCGAGTCGGTTAATTCTATCTGTGCTACTACCGGTGGTGGTTATGTACATAAGCATTACTTCTAAGGCCAATGTAATTGAAGATAATATTATTAATCCGGTCAACTACTTCGACATTCGGATAGTGTTGATTAATGGCCTCATTATTCCTTTTGTACTATTCTCTTTAAAAGAAACCAGGAGGTTGATTGTTTCGCTTGTTCCCGCATATATTTCATTACTGCTGTTTGACCCAATTCATGACTATTTTAGTGTAGGCTACTATCAGGTTGGCATGATCAGCCATGACTACTACTTTTCTGCTAACCTATTCACAATTATTACAGCTACGTTTTTGTCTTTAATCATGATGTTTTTAAAGTCTCAAATATTGAGGAGTGACTATCGGCAAAATAAAGAAAATAGTAAAATTAAGCTCTATTTAAAGGAGTTGGTGAAGCTTAGTAATTCTAATAATGTGAACAATGGAAAGGTAGATTCAGCAAAGAAAGAAATACTACAGTCTGCCAAAGCCTGTCTTGATGTGTCTAGAATAAGTATCTGGTTATTCAACCATGATAATGATTCTATAAAATGTGAGTATTTGCTTGAAAATAATACGATTACTAGCCCCGAAACTGTACTTTATGCAGCTGACTATCCTTCCTATTTCGTGGAGTTGAAGTATCAGCAATTGATTATAGCCCATGATGCTCGCACTAATAAAGCTACCTCAGAATTTACCGACACCTACCTGAAACCTCTGGCTATTTATTCGTTAATGGATGCACCGTTTCTTAGTAAAGGCAAACTTGGAGGTGTAATATGTTGTGAGCATCAGCATGATTATAAGCAATGGGGCGCAGCAGAAAGCTTGCTTCTGAAGGCCTTGGGTGACTTTCTGTCTTATACAATTATTGTTGAGGATAGAATTAAACAAAATCAATTGCTCACAGAAAAGAACTTTGAAATTACACGAGTTAATGAGAATCTTGAGTCGATAGTGAGTAAGCGTACTGAAGAGTTGAAAGAAAAAAACAAACAACTTACCGAGTATGCCTATATCAACTCTCACATTCTTCGTGCGCCTGTAGCCCGTATTAGCGGGTTATACCACCTATTCAAACTACAAACCGAGCAAACCATTGAAGATCCTGCCATTTTAGATTATATGGAAGAATCCATAGCTGAGTTGGAAAATATTACGAATGAAATTAACAGGGCAATTGAAGAAAACGGCACTATCGACCGAAATCAACTTATGCCTTAG
- a CDS encoding DUF2306 domain-containing protein, whose product MEALRILAITHVAAGIISLVTGLIAMTTQKGGKLHRKSGKVYFYAMTYVFISAVFLSSIKFIPFLFMISFLSYYGCFAGVRILKLKKLHKGQQPKVYDWGAGILTILAGISFVSYGGYYIIFANPSYIAGLSIFFGVFTIQSGFSGIWKFIKRPKDAMYWWNFHISAMMGSYIAATTAFLVTIGRITDFNHWILWVAPALIGVPFSVYWQKTYTKKFAKA is encoded by the coding sequence ATGGAAGCACTTAGAATTTTAGCCATAACGCATGTTGCTGCAGGTATTATTTCATTAGTAACTGGGCTCATAGCCATGACAACCCAAAAAGGAGGGAAGTTGCACAGAAAGTCAGGTAAAGTGTATTTCTATGCCATGACTTATGTTTTTATCAGTGCTGTTTTTTTATCGTCAATTAAGTTTATTCCTTTTCTATTCATGATCAGCTTTCTCAGTTATTATGGATGTTTTGCAGGTGTGAGAATTCTAAAATTGAAGAAACTTCATAAGGGACAACAGCCTAAAGTATATGATTGGGGAGCAGGCATACTAACCATTCTTGCAGGTATTTCATTTGTAAGTTATGGCGGATATTACATAATTTTTGCTAACCCAAGCTATATCGCAGGGCTATCTATATTTTTTGGTGTTTTTACCATTCAATCGGGTTTTTCTGGTATTTGGAAGTTTATAAAGCGCCCCAAAGATGCAATGTATTGGTGGAATTTTCACATTAGTGCGATGATGGGCAGCTATATTGCCGCAACAACCGCATTTTTAGTTACCATTGGAAGAATCACAGATTTTAATCATTGGATTCTTTGGGTGGCACCCGCTTTAATTGGTGTACCATTTAGCGTTTATTGGCAAAAAACCTATACTAAGAAATTTGCTAAGGCATAA
- a CDS encoding DUF3817 domain-containing protein, which produces MNLVNSKTNQFKLIAHAEGISLLLILFITMPLKYIMEWGLPNKVVGMAHGILFLIYVVFILVLAIDEKWQKRKLFIGLLASILPFGTFYFVKRWYNKTSPHN; this is translated from the coding sequence ATGAATTTAGTCAATTCAAAAACAAATCAATTCAAACTGATTGCGCACGCAGAAGGAATATCGTTACTGCTCATTTTATTTATTACCATGCCACTTAAATATATCATGGAATGGGGCTTACCGAACAAAGTTGTGGGCATGGCTCATGGAATTCTGTTCCTCATTTATGTGGTTTTTATTCTTGTATTGGCCATTGATGAAAAGTGGCAAAAGCGCAAACTCTTTATTGGATTGCTTGCTTCTATCCTGCCATTTGGTACATTTTATTTTGTGAAGAGGTGGTATAATAAAACTAGCCCGCATAACTAA
- a CDS encoding SEC-C metal-binding domain-containing protein: protein MNKPGRNEPCHCGSGKKYKHCHFKEDTKKNNSNKSLIIGGIIIVFIVVAALMAYLKSAQNGGRGPAPDGKVWSKEHGHYH from the coding sequence ATGAATAAACCTGGGAGAAACGAACCTTGCCACTGCGGAAGCGGAAAAAAGTATAAACATTGTCACTTCAAAGAAGACACAAAAAAAAATAACAGCAATAAGTCGCTGATTATTGGAGGAATAATAATCGTATTCATTGTTGTGGCTGCATTAATGGCCTATCTAAAGTCTGCACAAAATGGTGGTCGCGGGCCAGCACCTGATGGCAAAGTATGGTCTAAAGAACATGGACACTACCACTAA
- a CDS encoding nucleoid-associated protein, translating to MIISDSKITNIITHYVGNKLKDEGYSLSDSASSIYEESEEYYLKYFLSQLKSEEKYRFTHPTDLELNGVYQAAKTVFEDQESFIEVSHNLAKLLYSHSEHPKINEGVLNVVLLENIAFSGQRCEALGIFKSETNVPFLKVEQTDANYALTHDLGYELNGLDKGALIAQLPNGEMEVIVYDKNGLRGDSKFWIDDFLGLEIISNEFYQTTELMKVTRDFIEKTVPEEFEITRPDQIDLLNRSMDYLKHAETYNQNEYLDSVLHDEGLKESFRSFTSNHMQEMNVPESFAISEVAVKKMARTYKSVLKLDKNFHVYIHGDRNKIEKGVDENGQKYYKIYFEEER from the coding sequence ATGATCATATCAGACAGTAAAATCACCAACATCATTACGCACTATGTTGGTAATAAATTAAAAGATGAAGGTTATTCTTTATCAGACTCAGCAAGTAGCATCTATGAAGAGTCAGAGGAATATTATCTAAAATACTTTCTGAGTCAGTTAAAGTCAGAAGAGAAATACCGCTTCACCCACCCTACTGATCTGGAACTGAATGGCGTTTATCAGGCGGCTAAAACAGTTTTTGAAGATCAGGAATCATTTATAGAAGTATCACACAACCTTGCCAAGCTGCTCTACTCCCACTCTGAGCATCCAAAAATTAATGAGGGAGTTCTCAATGTCGTTTTATTAGAAAACATTGCCTTCAGCGGTCAGCGTTGTGAGGCTCTTGGCATCTTTAAATCAGAAACCAATGTTCCTTTCTTAAAAGTAGAGCAAACAGATGCCAACTATGCACTCACACATGATTTGGGTTATGAACTTAACGGCCTTGATAAAGGTGCACTCATCGCTCAGCTGCCTAATGGTGAAATGGAAGTCATTGTATACGATAAAAATGGCCTACGCGGAGATTCCAAATTCTGGATAGATGATTTTCTGGGATTAGAAATCATTTCTAATGAATTCTATCAGACCACAGAGTTAATGAAAGTCACTCGGGATTTTATTGAGAAAACTGTGCCAGAAGAATTTGAAATAACCCGCCCCGATCAGATTGATCTACTCAACCGCTCTATGGATTACCTCAAACATGCAGAAACCTACAACCAGAATGAATATTTAGATTCAGTATTGCATGATGAGGGTCTCAAAGAATCGTTCAGAAGCTTTACCAGCAACCACATGCAGGAGATGAATGTACCTGAGAGTTTTGCTATTTCAGAGGTGGCCGTAAAGAAAATGGCCCGAACTTATAAAAGTGTTCTTAAACTGGATAAAAACTTTCATGTGTACATCCATGGCGACAGAAACAAAATAGAGAAAGGCGTTGATGAGAACGGCCAGAAGTATTATAAGATTTATTTTGAGGAAGAAAGATAA